The Palaemon carinicauda isolate YSFRI2023 chromosome 37, ASM3689809v2, whole genome shotgun sequence genome contains a region encoding:
- the LOC137629083 gene encoding keratin-associated protein 19-9b-like, with protein sequence MFSIKFIVLVVALMALVYAATAYPSHGYGSFGHGSGYGHSSYGHGHSSFGHGGYGGYSGYGGYRPQYNQYQPYHSGHH encoded by the exons ATGTTTTCGATCAAATTTATC GTGCTCGTTGTTGCCCTGATGGCTCTAGTATACGCTGCCACAGCTTATCCCAGCCACGGATACGGTTCATTCGGTCATGGAAGCGGATACGGCCATTCATCTTACGGACATGGGCACAGCTCTTTTGGACACGGCGGATATGGTGGATATAGTGGATATGGTGGATACAG gCCACAGTACAACCAGTACCAACCCTACCACAGTGGACATCACTAA